TTTCGTTGAGATTTTGATTGAGAAACGTAGATCTGAAATCTCATCCaacgccgccaccaccaccatcatctaaATATAATAGAGAATTGATTTCCTCCTCCACCACCGCCATGACTATCACctctatcatcatcatcatcatcaacaaaaccTGACAAAACAGAGAGTCAATATCCtccaccactaccaccatcatTATCAACTAGTGAAAATAGAGATTTGTGGAATACAGTAAGAAAAATCACTCAGTTTCATTGACTAACATAGATTTGATATCCTCCGCCACCAGAATCATCACCAGATAAAtatggaaataaaataaaatgttaatgGACCCAATTGGACTTATGGAGAAAAAGgaatatatttattgtgtgataaggatatttatGAAGTCCATCAAAACAAGGGATATTTATtcaaaaaattggttaaaaagaccaaaatcaacaatttctgggtgaaaaggacatttagattttgatactgtttaaatggataaaaatataaaaatagccaggatgtatacagtttcatcttacccatttttaaatactttttcttatttttaatttacatcagaatgcatccagtttcatccttgctattttttaagtttaaggcaggatgaatccagtttcatccttgctagttttttggtgttcatttcacccataataatttttattcgtccatttgaaccatgttttaaaaatatttggacaaatgacccattttctgatATTTATTCCATTACCACCAGCCAAATTGTACCGATGTTTGATAGACCTCCGTTAGAAACTGTTCAAACACAAGCGTATGACCTCAGTACCCAATTTGAAGACTCGAGACGatggtttcttttatttttggtgGTTAAGATATATCCATTATCCCAGCTTGGATTGTTATGAGTTTTGGCTTTTCCAAAAGAAACGTAAAACGGGTGCTATATTACCTGAATTGGAAAGAGTTAATTAATGTACGCAACAGGTAAACTAAAAAAAGAGCAAACCACCTTGGAGCCGTAGCTGCTCTAATCAGTGTCCCATTTTGGTCCTTGGATGGTTGTTACTGTCTGCATAAGCATATATAGTTTTGGGCTATATAAACCCGAATAGCATTATCATTCACTTCAGTGTCACATAACCTTGAGACTGTTGTTAAAGCGCAATGGCTGAAATTCATAAGCTTGAAGTTGAATATAAAGTCAAGTGCTCTGCAGATAAGTTTTACGCTTTGATGACTCGTGATATACACAAGCTTCCGAAATATGCTCCTAAAACGATCCACAATATCCAAGTTCTTCCAGGACACTGTGAAGTTGGTGTGGGAAGTATTGTTGTTTGGGACTATGTACAGAGAGTACAGGGTACGTAAAGTCTGTAGTTGTCTGACATCTAATTGTTTTCATCTTGTGCTTTGAATGGGTAATTACTAATTCttaacaatatatttttttttcatgattATATATAGGAGATAAACCCACTGCCGTCATGGCGAAAGTGAAGATAACTGCGATGGACCATACAAACTTGTCACTTACTAACACAGTTCTGGAAGGAGATCTCAGAAATTGCTacacaagttttgctatcaaCCTTGCTATCACTCCAATACAGAGGGATGGAAACTATAAAAGCCTTGTGAAGTGGTCTGTACAATATCAGAAAGCAAATAAAGATGTCCCGGATCCAACATACTTTATGAAAGTGCTGGAAGTTTTTACCAAGGAATTGGAGGCCAATTTGCTCAAGGAAGAGTAGACAAGTTTGATCTACCTAGACTATATATATGTGCGTCTACACTACATGTTGGGCTTGATGTTTAAATGTATTAGACATCTAAATAAAGTTGTAATATggatgtatatatatatgatatatcTTACTTTAGTATGACCCTCCCTTCATTTGCTCTTCTATACTCGAACCACAAAATGGGTCATATGCCCAAAACCGTAAAATTAATGTGGGAGTAATACTGCTAAGATATGAGTCTGAAAATAGACTACCTAGAGAAATCAATTCTTTATTTTGCAAATCCTATAGAAAATTTAACCATTGGGTGGAAAATATGGACTCAATGATTCATGACATTTAATTCCCAGATCAAGCTACACCCTCAAAAGAGGAAAATCGTGTAGAACCATTAGCATCGACCACAATGTTGGATAAAAAGATATATTTTGAAAAAAGTTAGCCCATAAAGAGCCATATCCAAAGGGATGTGGTCAGGTTAATATCAAATAGCATAACTTGGCTTTTTGATTATTTCTTTTTTGACATCCACCGTTCTGCTAAAAAGTCAAGAATGCCTTGAAAACCAATGTATCCAAAAACCTGGTGTAAAAAAAAACAGCCATCATGTGATTTTCTTCTGCTACTGAATTGGTGGTGATTCAAGCTTCAGTCACGGAGTTATGCTCTAAACTAATTTCATATTTCAGGTGTTTGCTTCCATGATTTAGATTGTATATAGTCATCCCTTCTACATTCCAGTAATTGCCATACATTCATTTAGCAACACGTAAAACCTGTTCACatctatttcttctttttctaccaaataaaaactgaaattgtCTTAATCAAGTTGATTAAATGAATTCGGATTGATTGGTGTTTTCATCCAGTTGCATTAAAATATATATAGAACACAGCGTAATTAGTACGAACAACTTGAACTGGTATTTGCCACTTGATTGGTTAAACAAATTAAACAACTGTCAAGAAAACTTATTATGATAATGAACTAACTcaatttggttaattattgtgcCCTATCTATTTAGAAACTCaaccatatatgtcaaaagtctttGTAAGGGTGTTCTCTGTCAGGGTT
The nucleotide sequence above comes from Papaver somniferum cultivar HN1 chromosome 8, ASM357369v1, whole genome shotgun sequence. Encoded proteins:
- the LOC113301459 gene encoding major latex protein 146-like, coding for MAEIHKLEVEYKVKCSADKFYALMTRDIHKLPKYAPKTIHNIQVLPGHCEVGVGSIVVWDYVQRVQGDKPTAVMAKVKITAMDHTNLSLTNTVLEGDLRNCYTSFAINLAITPIQRDGNYKSLVKWSVQYQKANKDVPDPTYFMKVLEVFTKELEANLLKEE